One window of Pleurodeles waltl isolate 20211129_DDA chromosome 3_1, aPleWal1.hap1.20221129, whole genome shotgun sequence genomic DNA carries:
- the TRNP1 gene encoding TMF-regulated nuclear protein 1, whose translation MSGESEQITTASRDMPSEIRQQAQGGMDLSSTPECHRTTAGIEVRVGAGYQKTTSGSDMFPVSCQEESLEGISPSPECRDTTISPSSGLSHKSVHLSTQGGGDLSPECDHQKDSVNGDPSPRSEHQATLEGSSPSSGPRHERTKEDRDPSTGPERQPPQRATDLSPRHDFQRTSGDCSSSQQPGLQRGRESGCNSPSSGNEGASLDSGVPEGIEHKRTSMGLSRGQGHRQQKSLTSSSPSQRPGSSSGLEVAEARRRLLEVEGRRLVLSQLESHIQQLHQVFIQTELRVVGCGDGIDRLGTGMSQAEIYITAHGQRLKKSLRRQKKPRLLVSALGLTGCMPWPSKLHRRAEPRERVPHSPTPRRGLPTAPCAILRLVRKKRTEDRRDI comes from the coding sequence ATGAGTGGAGAATCCGAGCAGATAACGACAGCTAGTCGTGATATGCCTTCGGAGATCAGACAACAGGCTCAAGGAGGTATGGACTTGTCCTCAACGCCTGAGTGTCACAGGACAACAGCGGGCATCGAGGTGAGAGTAGGAGCTGGGTACCAGAAGACCACATCTGGTAGTGATATGTTTCCGGTGTCTTGCCAAGAAGAATCATTGGAGGGCATCAGTCCGTCTCCAGAGTGCAGGGACACGACAATCTCACCCAGCAGCGGTTTATCTCATAAGTCTGTGCACCTGTCCACCCAAGGGGGCGGCGATCTATCTCCAGAATGCGACCACCAGAAAGACTCTGTGAATGGTGACCCATCTCCAAGATCTGAGCATCAAGCAACGCTCGAGGGCAGCAGTCCATCTTCAGGGCCCAGGCACGAGAGGACCAAAGAAGACAGAGATCCATCCACAGGGCCTGAGCGCCAGCCACCCCAACGGGCCACAGATCTCTCTCCAAGGCATGACTTCCAAAGGACCTCAGGAGACTGCAGTTCATCTCAGCAGCCTGGACTCCAGAGGGGGCGAGAGAGTGGCTGCAACAGTCCTAGTTCAGGGAATGAGGGGGCCTCACTGGACAGTGGAGTGCCTGAAGGAATTGAGCACAAGAGGACCTCCATGGGCCTCAGTCGAGGCCAAGGGCACCGTCAGCAGAAAAGCCTTACAAGCAGCAGCCCAAGCCAGAGGCCTGGTTCCAGCTCAGGACTGGAGGTGGCTGAGGCCCGACGCAGGCTGCTGGAGGTGGAGGGCCGGCGCCTGGTGCTGTCCCAACTGGAGAGCCATATTCAGCAGCTGCACCAAGTCTTCATCCAGACAGAGTTGCGTGTTGTTGGGTGCGGAGATGGTATTGACCGCCTGGGCACTGGCATGTCCCAGGCTGAAATATATATTACAGCCCATGGGCAGCGCCTGAAGAAGAGTTTGCGGCGCCAGAAGAAGCCACGGCTGCTGGTCTCAGCACTGGGACTTACTGGCTGCATGCCATGGCCTAGTAAACTGCATCGAAGGGCCGAGCCTCGAGAGAGAGTGCCACATTCCCCTACTCCTCGACGAGGCCTTCCCACAGCTCCATGTGCCATCCTTAGACTGGtgagaaagaagagaacagaagaccggagggACATCTGA